A stretch of the Rhizobium sullae genome encodes the following:
- a CDS encoding amidohydrolase family protein, translating into MAIDFVIRNVKIAGLTEPTDIAFEAGRIAAISPRFVCDAPQHDAGGKFACAGLIETHIHLDKAAIISRCNLCTGTLAEAVSETSRAKAAFTEEDVYARAAAVVGKAILNGTTRLRTFVEIDPRAGFRSFEAIKRLKADYTSLIDIEICAFAQEGLTNDLGTEEMLEQALKAGADMVGGCPYTDPEPVEHIRRIFDLAMRHDVAVDFHLDFDLDPACSNLPVVIAETVARRYQGRVSVGHVTKLSALPPAELESIGRQLAEAGIALTVLPATDLFLTGRNSTHLVPRGVTPAHRLAALGVVTTISTNNILNPFTPFGDVNLMRMANLYANVAQIGTADGLDGVFAMITTQAATLLGRKGYDIAIGSAADIVLFDAPSAADAVATIAPASAGWKNGRRSFLRPRPQLFLDQG; encoded by the coding sequence ATGGCGATCGATTTCGTCATCCGCAATGTCAAAATCGCCGGCTTGACCGAGCCGACCGATATCGCCTTCGAGGCGGGCCGCATCGCGGCGATCTCGCCTCGTTTCGTCTGCGATGCGCCGCAGCATGATGCCGGGGGAAAATTCGCCTGCGCAGGCCTCATCGAAACCCATATTCACCTCGACAAGGCAGCTATCATCAGCCGCTGCAATCTCTGCACCGGCACGCTCGCGGAGGCCGTCAGCGAAACCTCCCGAGCCAAGGCCGCCTTCACCGAGGAAGATGTCTATGCTCGTGCTGCCGCGGTCGTCGGAAAGGCAATCCTCAACGGCACCACCCGCCTGCGCACCTTCGTCGAGATCGACCCGCGCGCCGGCTTCCGCTCCTTCGAGGCGATCAAGCGTCTGAAGGCCGACTATACCAGCCTCATCGACATCGAAATCTGCGCCTTTGCCCAGGAGGGGTTGACGAACGACCTCGGCACCGAGGAGATGCTGGAACAGGCGCTGAAGGCGGGTGCCGATATGGTGGGGGGCTGCCCCTACACCGATCCGGAGCCCGTCGAACACATCCGCCGCATCTTCGACCTCGCCATGCGCCACGACGTCGCCGTCGATTTCCACCTCGATTTCGATCTCGACCCCGCGTGCTCCAATCTCCCTGTTGTCATCGCCGAAACTGTCGCGCGCCGATACCAGGGGCGCGTCTCGGTCGGCCATGTCACCAAGCTCTCGGCTCTGCCGCCGGCGGAGCTGGAGTCGATCGGCCGCCAGCTTGCCGAAGCCGGCATCGCATTGACCGTCCTGCCGGCCACCGATCTCTTCCTGACCGGCCGCAATTCGACCCATCTCGTCCCGCGCGGCGTGACGCCTGCTCATCGCCTGGCAGCGCTCGGCGTCGTGACGACCATTTCCACCAACAATATCCTGAACCCATTCACGCCCTTCGGCGACGTCAACCTGATGCGCATGGCCAATCTCTACGCCAACGTTGCCCAGATCGGCACCGCCGATGGCCTCGACGGTGTCTTCGCCATGATCACGACGCAGGCTGCCACCCTCCTGGGAAGAAAGGGTTACGACATTGCGATCGGCAGCGCGGCAGATATCGTCCTCTTCGACGCCCCCTCGGCTGCCGATGCCGTCGCGACAATCGCCCCGGCGAGCGCCGGCTGGAAAAATGGTCGTCGGAGCTTCCTTCGCCCGCGGCCGCAGCTTTTCCTGGACCAAGGCTAG
- a CDS encoding 8-oxoguanine deaminase codes for MKGRLWIQSPLAIMAEGAEGGIVIENGRIVELVATGRQPQSPVDARFDAGRHVVIPGLVNTHHHMFQTLTRAHPAAINKSLWPWIRALYPIWARHMTPEAFRLAIRLALTELLLSGCTTTSDHHYLYAAGLEDAMDVEAEEAARLGMRITLTRGSLNIKDQQGVISPANVVQDDDVILADSERVLRRYHDRSEGAMTQVALAPCAPFDVTLELMRETAALAERYDCRLHTHLVETRAEAEFCRSKFACTPVEYLDRCNWLSARTWLAHGIHFDDAEIAALGRHGVGICHCPTSNMVLASGMCRTCELEAAGVPIGLGVDGSASNDNSNLMESVRHALMLNRLTYGAEAVTHLDALRWGTAGSARLLGRDDIGIIAPGRQADLSFYKLDELRFSGAGDPLAALVLCGATTADRVMIAGEWRVTDRIPANVDIEALIADHNRVARNFLLSV; via the coding sequence ATGAAGGGCCGACTTTGGATCCAATCGCCGCTCGCCATCATGGCCGAGGGTGCCGAGGGCGGCATCGTTATCGAGAATGGCCGCATAGTCGAGCTGGTCGCGACCGGACGGCAGCCTCAGAGCCCGGTCGATGCACGCTTCGACGCCGGCCGGCATGTCGTCATCCCCGGTCTCGTCAACACCCATCACCATATGTTCCAGACGCTGACGCGCGCGCATCCGGCTGCCATCAACAAGTCGCTGTGGCCATGGATCCGCGCGCTCTATCCGATCTGGGCAAGACACATGACGCCCGAAGCCTTCCGTCTTGCGATCCGCCTCGCGCTGACCGAACTCCTCCTCTCCGGCTGCACCACCACCTCCGACCACCACTATCTATATGCTGCCGGTCTAGAAGACGCGATGGATGTCGAGGCCGAGGAGGCGGCTCGCCTTGGCATGCGCATCACGCTGACGCGGGGCAGTCTCAATATCAAAGACCAGCAAGGCGTCATTTCGCCGGCCAATGTCGTGCAGGACGACGACGTGATCCTCGCCGACAGCGAGCGTGTGCTCAGGCGTTATCACGACCGCTCCGAAGGGGCGATGACGCAGGTGGCGCTCGCGCCCTGCGCGCCCTTCGACGTCACGCTGGAGCTGATGCGCGAAACGGCGGCACTGGCGGAACGCTACGATTGCCGGCTTCACACCCATCTGGTCGAGACCAGGGCGGAAGCAGAATTCTGCCGCAGCAAATTCGCCTGCACGCCGGTGGAATATCTCGATCGCTGCAATTGGCTGAGCGCCCGCACCTGGCTCGCCCACGGCATTCATTTCGACGATGCCGAGATCGCCGCGCTCGGCCGTCACGGCGTCGGCATCTGCCATTGCCCGACCTCGAACATGGTGCTTGCGTCGGGCATGTGCCGCACCTGCGAGCTGGAAGCCGCAGGGGTGCCTATCGGTCTCGGCGTCGACGGCTCAGCTTCCAACGACAATTCCAACCTGATGGAAAGCGTGCGCCATGCCTTGATGCTGAACCGGCTGACCTACGGCGCCGAAGCGGTCACCCATCTCGATGCGCTGCGCTGGGGCACCGCGGGTTCGGCAAGGCTGCTCGGCCGCGACGACATCGGGATCATCGCGCCCGGTCGCCAGGCGGACCTTTCCTTCTACAAGCTTGACGAATTGCGTTTCTCCGGTGCCGGCGACCCGCTGGCAGCCCTGGTGCTCTGCGGGGCCACCACGGCCGACCGCGTCATGATCGCAGGCGAATGGCGCGTTACCGACCGTATACCCGCGAACGTCGATATCGAGGCGCTGATCGCCGATCACAACCGCGTCGCCCGCAATTTCCTTCTGTCGGTCTGA
- a CDS encoding amidohydrolase produces MTPSLVIENARTEAGEVVSLILDNERIAAIGPNAAAGIGPAVPRFDAAGGLLCLPFVDGHIHLDKTLIGLPFIPHIPGDTVAKRIEAEKTLRRTVALSVEARGGALLERLAAYGTLSVRSHVDIDTEVGLRGLEAVLSLKQSHGHLVDIQTVAFPQSGVLRDPGTAALLDAAIAAGADLVGGLDPAGIDNDVTGHLDAIFAVAAKYGVGLDIHLHDGGALGAFELRQIADRTAALGLEGKVVVSHAFCLGELEDADFGRTAAALAGSGVAIMTSAPGAVPMPPVKRLAAAGVRLFCANDNIRDAWSPFGNGDMLERVGILCDRQDFRSDEDLAAAFRLATQAPAEILGRPVGPLQAGSPADFIILPSASLAEAVAVRPLDRTVFRGGAIIARGGRLVV; encoded by the coding sequence ATGACGCCGAGCCTCGTAATCGAAAACGCCAGGACCGAAGCCGGCGAGGTCGTCTCGCTCATTCTGGACAATGAAAGGATCGCCGCGATCGGTCCGAATGCGGCGGCCGGCATCGGCCCCGCAGTGCCGCGTTTCGATGCTGCCGGCGGCCTGCTTTGCCTTCCCTTCGTCGACGGTCATATTCATCTCGACAAGACGCTGATCGGCTTGCCTTTCATCCCGCATATTCCGGGTGATACGGTCGCCAAGCGCATCGAGGCAGAGAAAACCCTGCGGCGCACTGTGGCGCTGTCGGTCGAAGCCCGCGGCGGCGCCCTGCTGGAAAGGCTCGCCGCCTATGGCACTCTCTCCGTTCGCAGCCACGTCGACATCGATACCGAGGTCGGTCTAAGAGGCCTCGAGGCGGTGCTCTCGCTGAAGCAGAGCCATGGTCATCTCGTCGACATCCAGACCGTTGCCTTCCCGCAATCCGGCGTGCTGCGCGATCCCGGCACCGCGGCGCTGCTCGATGCGGCGATCGCCGCCGGCGCCGATCTTGTCGGCGGCCTCGATCCCGCTGGCATCGACAACGATGTGACCGGCCATCTCGATGCGATCTTCGCGGTCGCAGCCAAATACGGCGTCGGGCTCGATATTCATCTGCACGATGGCGGCGCACTTGGCGCCTTCGAACTTCGCCAGATCGCCGATCGCACGGCAGCACTCGGCCTTGAAGGCAAGGTTGTCGTCAGCCATGCCTTCTGCCTCGGGGAGTTGGAGGATGCCGATTTCGGCCGCACTGCCGCGGCCCTCGCCGGATCAGGCGTGGCGATCATGACCAGCGCGCCGGGAGCCGTGCCCATGCCGCCGGTCAAGCGGCTTGCCGCCGCCGGCGTCCGGCTCTTCTGCGCCAACGACAATATCCGCGACGCCTGGTCGCCTTTCGGCAATGGCGACATGCTGGAGCGCGTCGGCATCCTCTGCGATCGCCAGGATTTCCGTTCGGATGAGGATCTGGCTGCGGCCTTCCGCCTGGCGACGCAGGCGCCGGCCGAAATCCTCGGCCGCCCCGTCGGGCCGCTCCAAGCCGGTTCGCCTGCCGATTTTATCATCCTGCCTTCCGCGTCGCTGGCAGAGGCCGTCGCCGTTCGTCCCCTCGATCGCACCGTCTTTCGCGGCGGCGCCATCATCGCCCGCGGGGGCCGGCTTGTCGTCTGA
- a CDS encoding questin oxidase family protein, giving the protein MRQAAAVQFSGLETILLRARADSVEFPYLLANHVPMVLIALDRLGASPERLEQWYEQYRESHALPPVPPPVAPIIRAAWTEALGDRTREADYRAFFIAETRRLGIDTVIRTYLPAMVNGLAGSATHPLMRLAYGVLKKDDQEVGTALGYWAACYLPLPPATGAAPDTDDPGRILADVGNIEGILSYEPETDLLWHNIRAVAALPGFRPIIDRLAFSPDTPRRMAATSLALFAGTMDFSALHSVTGMHWLRLVSPHLENAEPFYRAFWQVIASLVPKIGFPALPTAEALEEMRSRQAPAWAEIKRAAIASDDEHDVSLVFSALQEEEVWKDPLYRVVAARRVGLIA; this is encoded by the coding sequence ATGAGACAGGCTGCTGCCGTTCAATTTTCGGGATTGGAGACCATCCTTTTGCGGGCCCGCGCGGATAGCGTCGAATTTCCCTATCTGCTGGCCAACCACGTTCCGATGGTGCTTATCGCGCTCGATCGCCTCGGCGCCTCGCCGGAACGGTTGGAACAATGGTACGAGCAGTATCGCGAGAGCCATGCACTCCCGCCCGTGCCGCCACCGGTTGCCCCGATTATCAGAGCAGCCTGGACCGAGGCGCTCGGCGATCGCACGCGTGAGGCCGATTACCGCGCCTTCTTCATCGCCGAAACCCGCCGGCTCGGCATCGATACCGTTATCCGCACCTATCTGCCCGCCATGGTGAACGGCCTTGCCGGCAGCGCCACGCATCCGCTGATGCGCCTTGCCTATGGTGTGCTCAAGAAGGATGACCAGGAGGTCGGCACCGCGCTCGGTTATTGGGCGGCCTGCTATCTGCCGCTGCCACCCGCGACCGGCGCCGCTCCGGATACGGACGACCCGGGAAGGATACTTGCGGATGTCGGCAATATCGAAGGCATTCTCAGCTACGAGCCCGAAACCGATCTGCTCTGGCATAATATCCGCGCCGTCGCCGCACTTCCGGGCTTCCGCCCCATTATCGATCGCCTGGCTTTCAGCCCCGATACGCCGCGCCGCATGGCCGCGACCTCGCTTGCCCTCTTTGCCGGAACCATGGATTTCTCCGCACTCCATTCTGTCACCGGCATGCACTGGCTGCGCCTCGTCTCTCCGCACCTCGAAAACGCCGAGCCTTTCTACCGCGCCTTCTGGCAGGTGATCGCCTCGCTGGTGCCGAAGATCGGTTTTCCGGCACTCCCCACCGCCGAGGCGCTGGAAGAAATGCGCAGTCGACAGGCGCCCGCCTGGGCAGAGATCAAACGCGCCGCTATTGCTTCGGACGACGAACACGACGTCAGCCTCGTTTTTTCCGCCTTGCAGGAGGAAGAGGTTTGGAAGGATCCGCTCTATCGCGTCGTCGCGGCGCGCAGGGTCGGGCTGATTGCATAG
- a CDS encoding FAD-dependent oxidoreductase, whose translation MKTTPDERLRELERRAHDEMARIEALCADWPELDDEDRDDLHSVVICGAGLSGLSIAFALKRRGIRSVHVIDQSEEGREGPWITCARMQTLRSPKYLSGPDLGIPSLTLRSWYEALNGADAWEALDKIGRQDWMAYLIWFRKTVGIDVENGTTLSSIDQREGGLALTLMKADGTNRTIACRRLVMATGIDGCGGPRIPAMVKTLPKSAWTHSNEPIPIDFLKGRDVAILGGGTSSFDWAVAALETGAREVTMFARSADLPRTEVLAWTNFPGFLGHFADLPDLERWRFAHLYFNFKVPPTQEQYDRARSHPGFTMQIGCGVRELVMDGGRIRLTTANSIHYADHLLLGTGYEINFALRPELAGLAETAAFWKDRFEPPQGEENAMLAGYPYLGPGFELAPRHAEAGWVSRIHMFNAGALASLGPISNGVTGLKYGVPRIVGALVKALFIEDSNRYLAALAAYDEPHFNPGIDEDVTTPREVLA comes from the coding sequence ATGAAGACCACGCCGGACGAGCGTTTGAGAGAGCTGGAACGTCGCGCCCATGATGAGATGGCGCGCATAGAAGCGCTCTGCGCCGACTGGCCGGAACTCGACGATGAAGACCGCGACGACCTGCATTCCGTCGTGATTTGTGGCGCCGGCCTCTCCGGCCTGTCGATCGCCTTCGCCCTGAAGCGGCGCGGCATCAGGTCCGTCCATGTGATCGATCAGAGCGAGGAGGGCCGCGAAGGCCCCTGGATCACCTGCGCTCGCATGCAGACATTGCGTTCGCCGAAATATCTGTCAGGCCCGGACCTCGGCATCCCGAGCCTGACGCTGCGCTCCTGGTATGAGGCGCTGAATGGCGCCGACGCCTGGGAAGCGCTCGACAAGATCGGCCGCCAAGATTGGATGGCGTATCTCATCTGGTTTCGAAAGACGGTCGGCATCGACGTCGAAAACGGCACGACACTTTCCTCGATCGATCAGCGGGAGGGCGGACTTGCTCTAACGCTGATGAAGGCTGACGGTACCAATCGCACGATCGCCTGCCGCCGCCTGGTGATGGCGACCGGCATCGACGGTTGCGGCGGCCCGCGCATACCTGCGATGGTCAAGACGCTGCCGAAATCCGCCTGGACGCATAGCAACGAGCCAATACCGATCGATTTCCTCAAGGGCAGGGATGTCGCGATCCTTGGCGGCGGCACGTCGAGCTTCGACTGGGCAGTGGCGGCGCTCGAAACCGGAGCTCGGGAAGTGACGATGTTTGCGCGAAGCGCCGATCTGCCGCGCACGGAGGTTCTCGCCTGGACAAACTTTCCCGGCTTCCTCGGCCATTTCGCCGACTTGCCGGATCTGGAGCGCTGGCGGTTCGCCCACCTCTACTTCAATTTCAAGGTGCCGCCGACGCAGGAGCAATATGACCGGGCCCGCAGCCACCCCGGTTTCACCATGCAGATCGGCTGTGGCGTCCGCGAGCTCGTAATGGACGGCGGCAGGATCAGGCTGACGACCGCAAACAGTATTCACTATGCCGATCACCTTCTGCTCGGCACCGGTTATGAGATTAATTTCGCACTCAGGCCCGAGCTTGCCGGCCTCGCCGAGACCGCAGCGTTTTGGAAGGACCGTTTCGAGCCGCCACAGGGAGAGGAGAACGCCATGCTTGCCGGCTATCCCTATCTCGGCCCCGGTTTCGAACTTGCGCCCAGGCATGCCGAAGCGGGCTGGGTCTCGCGCATCCATATGTTCAATGCCGGCGCGCTGGCGAGCCTCGGCCCGATCAGCAACGGCGTCACCGGGCTCAAATACGGCGTGCCGCGCATCGTCGGCGCGCTGGTGAAAGCGCTGTTCATCGAGGATTCCAACCGGTATCTTGCAGCATTGGCCGCCTATGACGAACCGCATTTCAATCCCGGCATAGACGAGGACGTCACGACACCAAGGGAGGTTTTGGCATGA
- a CDS encoding ABC transporter substrate-binding protein → MKSLSSFTRKLAIAGLVSVAFAGSAVGADKKYEGITLTLASQNDQFAAVLAAIAPKFTEETGATVKVDILDYGSLLTKTTTDFVGGTGGYDLVTMDIVWAGQYAENKYTVDLTEWMKRDAAELKLDDIYPTLLNALGHWGDKQVAFPFAGYANVLAYRKDLFDAAGLKAPTTMEEMVEAAYKLTDPSKNIYGFVANGQKGPAVAQDWMQYNTEMGGSILGPDGKPALNSEANIKSLTVYKDLFMKAAPPGAVNYDWGGREESFRQGIAATMQTWSVGAPGYYDPSISKIVDKVAITTAPRGAGLPKVYGIGGWGMAINAGIKDTQKEAAWAFIKWLVSPPVHKEFNMMGAGSFLRKSEMTDPDLLKKFPFLPVIAETFEHGDGEYRPRIPQYPEIQDLLGTAVNDVLVGNADPKKALDAAQEAAAKLF, encoded by the coding sequence ATGAAATCGCTCAGCAGTTTCACACGAAAATTGGCGATCGCGGGCCTCGTCTCGGTCGCATTTGCGGGCTCCGCCGTCGGCGCCGACAAGAAATATGAGGGCATCACGCTCACGCTTGCCTCGCAGAACGACCAGTTCGCCGCCGTTCTGGCTGCCATCGCCCCCAAATTCACCGAGGAGACGGGCGCCACCGTCAAGGTCGATATTCTCGACTACGGCTCGCTGCTGACCAAGACGACGACCGATTTCGTCGGCGGCACCGGTGGCTACGACTTGGTGACGATGGATATCGTCTGGGCGGGCCAATATGCCGAAAACAAATACACCGTCGACCTCACCGAGTGGATGAAACGCGACGCCGCCGAACTGAAGCTCGACGACATCTATCCGACGCTTCTCAACGCGCTTGGCCACTGGGGCGACAAGCAGGTCGCCTTTCCCTTTGCCGGTTATGCCAACGTGCTCGCCTATCGCAAGGATCTCTTCGACGCCGCCGGCCTGAAGGCGCCGACGACGATGGAGGAAATGGTCGAGGCCGCCTACAAGCTGACCGACCCCAGCAAGAACATCTACGGCTTCGTCGCCAACGGCCAGAAAGGCCCGGCGGTCGCCCAGGATTGGATGCAGTACAATACCGAGATGGGCGGTTCGATCCTCGGTCCCGACGGCAAGCCGGCACTGAATTCCGAAGCCAATATCAAGAGCCTGACCGTCTACAAGGACCTCTTCATGAAGGCAGCACCTCCCGGCGCCGTTAATTATGACTGGGGCGGACGCGAGGAAAGCTTCCGCCAGGGCATTGCCGCGACCATGCAGACATGGTCGGTCGGTGCGCCCGGCTACTATGATCCGTCGATTTCCAAGATCGTCGACAAGGTGGCGATCACGACGGCGCCACGCGGCGCCGGTCTGCCGAAGGTCTATGGCATCGGCGGCTGGGGCATGGCGATCAACGCGGGCATCAAGGACACGCAGAAGGAAGCCGCCTGGGCCTTCATCAAGTGGCTGGTCAGCCCGCCGGTGCACAAGGAGTTCAACATGATGGGCGCCGGCAGCTTCCTGCGCAAGAGCGAGATGACCGATCCCGATCTGCTGAAGAAGTTCCCCTTCCTGCCTGTCATCGCCGAAACCTTTGAGCATGGTGACGGCGAATATCGTCCGCGCATCCCGCAATATCCGGAGATTCAGGACCTGCTCGGCACCGCCGTCAACGACGTGCTCGTCGGCAATGCCGATCCTAAGAAGGCGCTCGACGCCGCTCAGGAAGCCGCGGCAAAGCTCTTCTGA
- a CDS encoding carbohydrate ABC transporter permease, which produces MTLSLTSALRPFPALSVSYVERRRLFFILMTLPAVIYVLVIGVWPLAQGIWFSLYEYNLLKPARTHFVGLGNYIDLLSDTVTRGAFVNTVIFTVGAVTVELLLGFAIALALWRDDRFNRICLALILIPVTITPLVVGLIFRALLLADYGLVGYYLAEFGLSDPRGLFANPSSALATLIFVDIWEWTPLVALILLAGLKALPGDILEASEVDGATALQRLRIIVIPLMLPSILLALTLRTIDAFRIFDSVYVTTGGGPGNATNTLMLHAVKQGLEFFNIGRASAISNLTLICIAVIAAGFILLIRKADRKANGR; this is translated from the coding sequence GTGACCCTATCCCTCACTTCCGCGCTGAGGCCCTTCCCGGCCTTGAGCGTTTCCTATGTGGAGCGCAGGCGGCTGTTCTTCATCTTGATGACACTGCCGGCCGTCATCTATGTGCTCGTCATTGGCGTCTGGCCGCTGGCGCAGGGCATCTGGTTCAGCCTTTACGAATATAATTTGCTGAAGCCGGCGCGGACGCATTTCGTCGGCCTCGGCAACTATATCGACCTTCTTTCCGACACGGTGACACGCGGGGCCTTCGTCAACACCGTCATCTTCACGGTCGGCGCTGTGACTGTCGAACTGCTGCTCGGCTTTGCCATTGCGCTGGCGCTCTGGCGCGACGACCGCTTCAACAGGATCTGCCTGGCGCTGATCCTGATCCCGGTGACGATCACGCCGCTGGTGGTCGGACTGATCTTCCGGGCGCTGCTGCTCGCCGATTACGGACTCGTCGGCTATTATCTCGCCGAGTTCGGGCTTTCCGATCCGCGTGGGCTTTTTGCCAATCCGAGTTCGGCGCTGGCGACCCTTATCTTCGTCGACATCTGGGAATGGACGCCGCTGGTGGCACTGATCCTGCTTGCGGGCCTGAAAGCGCTGCCGGGCGATATTCTCGAGGCATCCGAAGTGGATGGGGCAACGGCGCTGCAGCGGCTGAGGATCATCGTCATTCCACTGATGCTGCCTTCGATCCTGCTGGCGCTGACGCTGCGCACCATCGATGCCTTCCGCATCTTCGACAGCGTCTACGTGACGACGGGCGGCGGGCCGGGCAACGCCACCAACACGCTGATGCTGCATGCGGTGAAGCAGGGGCTGGAATTCTTCAATATCGGCCGCGCCTCGGCAATCTCCAACCTGACACTGATCTGCATCGCCGTGATTGCGGCAGGCTTCATCCTGTTGATCCGCAAGGCGGACAGAAAGGCGAACGGGCGATGA
- a CDS encoding carbohydrate ABC transporter permease: MSTRTLSRIGERSFILVMLAFFLLPFLWLASTAYKPSRDIFSIPPKLTFPPTFEQFATVFRLFDVWSLVSSSLLIAGGSVILSLLLGVPAGYALARSTSRYAIAVAYFFMAIRMVPAVAALIPFYLMMRDIGLLGSWVAVVLINAMLNSAFVTWMMFSYFRSLPKELEEAALTDGCTLFGSFWRVALPAVRSGVVASTLFCLMFSWNDFLYPMFLTRLDSKPISVALLSAYGTKDITWGTLGALAHFSTIPIVLIVLFLNRYFVQGLTKGIH, translated from the coding sequence ATGAGCACACGCACCCTCAGCCGCATCGGCGAGCGCAGCTTCATCCTTGTCATGCTCGCCTTTTTCCTGCTGCCCTTCCTGTGGCTGGCATCAACCGCTTACAAGCCGTCGCGCGACATCTTCTCGATCCCGCCGAAACTGACCTTCCCACCGACCTTCGAGCAGTTCGCTACGGTCTTCCGCCTGTTCGACGTCTGGAGCCTCGTGTCGTCGAGCCTGCTGATCGCCGGCGGTTCCGTCATCCTGTCACTGCTTCTCGGCGTGCCGGCGGGCTATGCGCTGGCGCGCTCGACCAGCCGCTATGCCATTGCCGTTGCCTATTTCTTCATGGCGATCCGCATGGTGCCGGCGGTGGCGGCGCTGATCCCCTTCTATCTGATGATGCGCGATATCGGGCTGCTCGGCAGCTGGGTTGCCGTCGTCCTCATTAACGCGATGCTGAATTCGGCCTTCGTCACCTGGATGATGTTTTCCTATTTCCGCAGTCTGCCGAAGGAGCTGGAAGAGGCGGCGTTGACGGATGGCTGCACGCTGTTTGGCTCCTTCTGGCGGGTGGCGCTGCCGGCGGTCCGCTCGGGCGTCGTCGCCTCCACACTGTTCTGCCTGATGTTTTCCTGGAACGACTTCCTCTATCCGATGTTTCTCACCCGGCTCGATTCCAAGCCGATCTCGGTGGCGCTGCTTTCAGCCTACGGAACGAAGGATATCACCTGGGGCACACTCGGCGCACTGGCGCATTTTTCGACGATCCCGATCGTGCTGATCGTGCTCTTCCTCAACCGCTATTTCGTGCAGGGCCTGACGAAAGGCATTCACTAA
- a CDS encoding ABC transporter ATP-binding protein has translation MAEIVFDQISKSYGDGYAAIRNLNMTIRDGEFLVLVGPSGCGKSTALRMIAGLEEVTDGRLTINGAVVNDLAPRDRDIAMVFQSYALYPHLTVAENIGFGLRVRGLDKAEIARKVQETAKLLELEDYLARKPAQLSGGQRQRVAMGRALARSPQAFLMDEPLSNLDARLRGQMRAEIARMQRMSGITTVYVTHDQVEAMTMGDRVAVMKSGVLQQLGTPRSLYDQPANLFVASFMGSPAMNLLAADLFATENGPEARFGQASILFSGEVLAERPRIASAVGRAVVLGIRPEAFQPVDAGGLTGTVAFVEDLGANLLVHVDVEAADRLKSLSAEEDDVALSAPRLRVIIDGTSRVKIGERLSLAADPARVHVFDAATEAAIRG, from the coding sequence ATGGCTGAAATCGTCTTCGACCAGATCAGCAAGAGCTACGGCGATGGCTATGCGGCGATCCGCAACCTGAACATGACCATCCGCGACGGCGAATTCTTGGTGCTGGTCGGCCCTTCCGGCTGCGGCAAGTCGACTGCACTGCGGATGATCGCCGGCCTCGAGGAGGTCACCGACGGCCGCCTGACGATCAACGGCGCCGTCGTCAACGACCTCGCCCCGCGCGACCGCGATATCGCCATGGTCTTCCAGTCCTACGCGCTCTACCCGCATCTGACCGTCGCCGAGAATATTGGCTTCGGCCTTCGCGTCCGCGGCCTCGACAAGGCCGAGATCGCCCGCAAGGTGCAGGAGACGGCAAAGCTTCTGGAACTCGAGGACTATCTCGCCCGCAAGCCCGCCCAGCTCTCCGGCGGCCAGCGCCAGCGCGTGGCCATGGGCCGGGCGCTCGCCCGCAGCCCTCAGGCTTTCCTGATGGACGAACCGCTTTCCAACCTCGATGCTCGCCTGCGCGGCCAGATGCGCGCCGAAATCGCCCGCATGCAGAGGATGTCGGGCATTACCACGGTCTATGTCACCCACGATCAGGTCGAAGCCATGACCATGGGCGATCGCGTTGCCGTCATGAAGAGCGGCGTCCTGCAGCAGCTCGGCACGCCGCGCAGCCTCTATGATCAGCCGGCCAATCTGTTCGTCGCAAGCTTCATGGGCTCGCCGGCGATGAACCTGCTGGCGGCCGATCTCTTCGCGACGGAGAACGGCCCCGAGGCCCGCTTCGGCCAGGCCTCCATCCTTTTCTCGGGCGAGGTGCTCGCCGAGCGGCCACGCATCGCCTCCGCCGTCGGTCGCGCCGTCGTGCTCGGCATCCGACCGGAAGCGTTCCAGCCGGTCGATGCAGGCGGCCTCACTGGAACCGTTGCCTTCGTCGAGGATCTCGGCGCCAACCTGCTCGTTCATGTCGATGTCGAGGCCGCCGACCGGCTGAAGTCGCTTTCGGCCGAAGAGGACGACGTGGCGCTGTCCGCCCCGCGCCTGCGCGTCATCATTGACGGCACCAGCCGCGTCAAGATCGGCGAGCGCCTGTCGCTCGCCGCCGACCCCGCCCGCGTCCACGTCTTCGATGCCGCGACCGAAGCGGCCATTCGTGGCTGA